The stretch of DNA CCGTTGTCGAGAAACAACTCTGCCAGCTTACCGGTACCCGAGCCGATGTCGGCAATGCGCCATTCGGGGGTAAGCCCGCACTCCGCGATCAGCGTGCGCAGAATGGCGCGAGGATACGACGGCCGGTAGCGCGCGTAGTCCTCTACGCGATTGGAGAACCGCTTTTTGGGATCAGGTACCGCCACTGCAGCCTCGAAGGATCATGATCCCCGGGTGGCCCACTCAAGCCCTCTGTTGGCTTGAGTGGGGTAGTTCAACTGGGAGCGCCACGCTCGTTATTTCTTCGGCTTGGCCGTTGGCGGCAGCAGCCCGTTCAGGCGCAGGTACATCGCTGCCTGGGCGTAATGATCGGCCCAGCCGCCCGCCATCATCAGCACTGCCGTGGCGCGCGTGCCTTTTCGCCCACCAAAGAGTTCGACTTCATCTCCCAGGTTGGCGTCGGTCGCTTGTGCCAGGGCTTTGCTGCAGAAATCGAAAGATGCCTTAAGAGCTCCGACTAGCTGGTCTTTAGGCGCATCGTCTTTCAACTCTGCAGTCGTCGGCGCAGGAACATTCCCCACCTTGCTGCACAGCAGATTGTTGGCCTGCGCGGTGTGGATCGGGATGTGCGCGAACGCTTCCTGCTGCGGCGTCGGCTTGAAGCCGTATTTATCGGCCGGCATCTCCTCGACCGCTGCCACCAGGTTCTGCGACTGCCGCTGCATGACCGCCTTTGCGGCCTCGATTACGGGATTCTTCTCCTGGGCCGAGGCGCTGAGCGCAACACTCGTCAGCGTAAACAGACATAGGAAGAATTTGTTCATGCCGGTCCTTTCTTTGTGAACTGCAGTTATAGAACAGCTCTTAGAACAGTGCGATCACCACTCCCGCCAGCGTGATCAGGGCGTACCACACGAAGACAGTCGTCATGGTGCTGGAGCGCTTCAGTTTGCTCACGCATGCATATCCGATGCCCATCAGGATGATGCTCCAGATGGCAAAAATGTCGAACGCGGAGGCTAGTTTGTTCAGTGCGGGATGCTGCACCGCATCGACAAAAAATCCTAGATTCGTGGCCACCGGGTTGCGGATGTTGAACGCTTCGGGATCGCTGCCCGCGAGCACGCTGATGATGGTCAGCGGCGTCTTGAGGATGCCCGGCAGGAACGAGTACATCACCACCGCCATGGAGGCGGCAAAGCTGATCTCGGCTCCCATACCGAAATTAAAGGTGCCCATCAATACGCCGGCGGTAACCGCAGCCACCAGCAGCAAAATTACAGGAGTTGCGTAAGAGATGTCTTTGGTGATGGTGGCGGAGATCTCCATGCGCCGCGCTCTCTCTTCGGGAGACAGCTTCTCTAATTGCTCCACCGCTTTGGGGTTCAGCTTGATTTGATTTTCCGTGATTCGCTCCCAGCCGATCCGATTTCCCACCGCGAAGACAAAAATCAACGACGTAACTGACATGATCAGCCACGGCACCCACCAGCTCGGCTTGCGTTTCAGATCGGTAAAGCTCTGGCCGGGGCTGACGAAGATATTGACCAGACGCTGCCATTCCGAAAGCGGTTGTGCCTGGGGCTGAGGCGAGGGCGTGGAAAGGACAGGAGCTGCACTCATAACGTCCTCCGGAAGATTGGCGGTCGAAGTGCGCGGCAAGCGACCGCAGCAAACTGAAAGCCGCAAGATTTTACCGGGCTCGACGGATCCGGTAAACCGTTATGCGACTGCGCAGGCGACTCGGCTGTCTTGGGGATGCCCCTTGGTGTATCGACTACAATCGCTTCGAGAAGGCTAGCTGATGGAAACCATCCAGAATCGGAATGAAACCGGAACCATTATTCACATCGACAATAAGTTCTTTCTGAATTGCCAGTTCACACGCTGCGAGCTTATCTACACCGGAGGCGATTTCGCCTGGCGCAACACCAGCTTCGTGGAATGCAAGCTGACCTTCGACGGCCCAGCGGGCCGGACATTGAATTTTCTGCGCGCCTTCAATCTGTTGAAAGAGCAAGTTGCTGGTGAAGCAGCATCGCCAGCGGCGACGGGAACGGTGCATTGAGACCTAAAGGATCGGCCTGAAATGACCTATGCAGTGGTTTGGACCGGCGCCCGCTACTTCAACGGGAAGCAATCCAGATCGTTGGCAAACTCTAGAGGCCCCGCATATCGCTTCCGGATCTCAGTTTGCGTCTGATCTTCTTTCCCCAGCGTTCGCAACATGCGATGAGACAAAACCAGGTGCTTGACATGGGCCTCGCCCGCGATTTGTCCAATCACCGAGGGAGGCATGTGCAGGTTCCTCTCTACCCCAACCGCTCCTTCCGGGACGGCGTTGTGGGCGATGAACA from Terriglobales bacterium encodes:
- a CDS encoding YIP1 family protein — encoded protein: MSAAPVLSTPSPQPQAQPLSEWQRLVNIFVSPGQSFTDLKRKPSWWVPWLIMSVTSLIFVFAVGNRIGWERITENQIKLNPKAVEQLEKLSPEERARRMEISATITKDISYATPVILLLVAAVTAGVLMGTFNFGMGAEISFAASMAVVMYSFLPGILKTPLTIISVLAGSDPEAFNIRNPVATNLGFFVDAVQHPALNKLASAFDIFAIWSIILMGIGYACVSKLKRSSTMTTVFVWYALITLAGVVIALF
- a CDS encoding DinB family protein, coding for MNKFFLCLFTLTSVALSASAQEKNPVIEAAKAVMQRQSQNLVAAVEEMPADKYGFKPTPQQEAFAHIPIHTAQANNLLCSKVGNVPAPTTAELKDDAPKDQLVGALKASFDFCSKALAQATDANLGDEVELFGGRKGTRATAVLMMAGGWADHYAQAAMYLRLNGLLPPTAKPKK
- a CDS encoding class I SAM-dependent methyltransferase, which translates into the protein MAVPDPKKRFSNRVEDYARYRPSYPRAILRTLIAECGLTPEWRIADIGSGTGKLAELFLDNG